ATCGAGATGGTGGACATCCTGCACAGGATCGGGGTGACGTCCTCCTCCCCCGAGGCGGTGTACGCGGCCCTGACGACCGTCGACGGACTGGCGGGCTGGTGGACGGAGGAGACCGACGGCGACCCCGGCGTCGGAGGAGTCGTCCGATTCCGCTTCGACGCGGGCGGCTTCGACATGAAGGTCATGGAGTCCGAGCCCGCCGAGCGGGTGCGCTGGGAGGTCGTCGACGGCCCGGAGGAGTGGATCGGCACCCGGGTCGGCTTCGACATCAAGCGGGAGGACGACTTCACGATCGTGCTGTTCCGGCACGAGGGCTGGCGGGAGCCGGTCGAGTTCATGTACCACTGCAGCACCAAGTGGGCGACGTTCCTGCTGAGCCTGAAGCGGATGCTCGAAACCGGCACCGGCGAACCCGCCCCGCGCGACGTCAGGATCAGCAACTGGCACTGACACACCCGCCGACGGCGGCCGGCCCCGCTCCGGGGGCACGGCCGCCGTCGCCGTCCGCGGGTCGGCCCGTCAGCCGGCCGGGTGCGGCGGCGCGCCGGCCGCATTCGCTGCGGGCGGCACCGCCGCGCCGCTCAGCCGGTCGAACTCGTACGGGTCGTGGGAGCAGAACGGCACGACCTCGGCGGGGCGCTCGCGGAGCAGGTCGCGCAGCCGCTCCTGGTTGTGGGTGCGGGCCCGGTCGTCGGTGGCCATCAGCCGCTGGAACAGCCGCAGGCCGGGCGGGCAGTGCGGCGCGGCCGGGTCCATCTCGACGTGCGAGAAGTAGGCGTCGCCGCAGTGCAGCAGCCAGGAGCCGCCGTGGCGGACGGCGACGGCCGCGTGGCCCCGGGTGTGGCCGCGCAGCGGGATCAGCAGGACGTCCGGGACGGCGTCGGCCACCGACCGCGCCGCCTCGAAGCCGAACCAGGGATCCCCCGCCGTCCGGTGCTCCACCCAGCGCGGGCCGTGCGCCCACTGCGCCGTGCGGTAGCGGTCCCGTTCGGCGCGGGTGGCGGGCGCCCGGGCGGCCGCGAGCTCCTCCGCGAACACGTGGACCTCGGCCTGCGGGAAGTCGCCGAGCCCGCCCGCATGGTCCAGGTCGAGGTGGGTGAGGACGATGTGGCGGACGTCCCGCGGGTCGTGGCCGAGCGCCCGGATCTGGTGCAGGGCCGTACCGGGGAGGGTGAGCCGGGGCCTGGTGACCGTCCGGAAGGTCCGGCCCAGCCGACCCGGGTCGGCCACGTCGCCGGTGCCGAAGCCGGTGTCGACCAGGACGAGCCCGCCGTCGGTCTCCAGCAGCAGGCAGTGGCCGACCATGCGGCCGGTCAAGGGGCCGCCGCTGCCGAGCAGTGCGCGGCCTCCGGGCGGCCCCATGGTCGCGCAGTCGAGGTGGTGGATGGTCACGGCGTCCTCCCGAGGGTCCGGCGCGGCCCCGGGCTGCCGGCACGCGCCGACGCCACTGTTCCGTGCCGCCGGAGCCGCCGTCCAGCCGACGCCGCTGATTCCTGCCGCCGGGGCCGTGGAGGGGTCGGTCAGGTACCGCCCTGGTCGCTGCTGGCGATGACGACGTAGCCGCGCTGCTTCAGACTGCAGGGCGTGCAGCGCCGCACCGGCAGCACCCGGACGACACCGTCGACCCGGACGGTGAGCTGTTCGTCGACCGTCAGGGTCGCTCCCGGGGTCTCGCAGGTCGAACTGACGCAGGCGCGGCCCGCGGCCTGGGCCTCCGTGAGGTGCGTCTGCTGAAGCAGCGGGTCGAGTTCGGACATGGCAACCCCTCCTCTGCGCGGTGGGTGGTCACTCGCCGGCGCGGTACGAGGACATCGTCGGCCCTGCGGGCCGCCACCTGAATGCCGCGATGATGCCGCTTGCCTGCCTCTTGCATGCCGTCGACCAGGTGCCGACCGGCCCATCGCTCCCCAAACGGCAGTTCCGGGACTACCGTTGAGACACCGTCACTCCAGGAGGTGTCCGTGACCCGCTCCATCGGAAACGTCGCCCTGAAGGCCGCCCGGCAGGCCACCGGCATCAGCAGCCAGAAGGCGCTCCTGCTCGCGCTGCGCCAGGCCGCCCGGGAACTGGGCATGGGCGCCGTGGGGATCAGCCCGCGGCAGGTCGCCCGCTGGGAGTCCGACACCCCGGGCTGGCCGCGCGCCGATTACCAGCGGCTGCTCGTCCACGTCCTGCGGCTGCCGGTCGAGCAGCTCGGGTTCCGGGCGCCCTGGGACGGCCACGGCAGCCCGTCCGCCGCCGGGCCGCCGCTCGCCCCGGTCGCCACGGCACCCGTGCGGGTCGCCCTGCCCGCCCCGCGGTCGGCCGGCTCGCAGCCCGACACCATCGGCGCCGACTACGCGGTCGTCACCGAGGCGCACCGGCGGATGTACTGGTCCGTGCCGCCCGCCACGCTGCACCAGGCCGTCGCCGAACACGCCGCACTCGGCACCGCGCTGCTCGGCGAGACCACCGGGGTCGCCCGCCGGATCCTCGCCGCGGCCCTCGCCGAGTCGCTGCTGCTCGCGGCCCGCATCCAGTTCTTCGACCTGCGCCGGCCCGACCAGGCCGACGCCACCTACCTCCGCGCGCTGCAGGCCGCCGGCGAGGCGGACGACTCGCTGCTCGGGGCCGCGATCCTCGCCCACCTGGCGTTCGTCCCCGGGTGGGCCGGGCGCCGCGAGGACGCCGTCGAGCGGATGCAGGCCGCCCGCACCTACGCCCGGCGCGGCCCGGCCTCCACCGACCTGCTGGCCTGGCTTGACGCCGTCGAGGCCGAGTGCCTCACCCGCTGTGGGGACCACCGCGCCGCGTTGTCCGTGCTGCGCCGCGCCGAGGACGTGCTGGCGGACGGCACGGACCGGCCGCCGAGCCCGGCCTGGTTCACCTGGTTCTCCCCGTGCGGCTGGCCGCCTTCAAGGGGCACACCGAGCTGAGCGCCGGCCATCTCCCGCAGGCCCGGACGACCTTGGAGGGCGTCCTGGTCGCGCTGCCCGCCTCCGACCGCAAGCAGCGCAGCGTCGTCCTCGGCGACCTCGCCATGGTCGAGGCGCGGGCGGGGCGGGTCGGGGCGGCCTGCGGCCTGCTGGAGCAGGCCCTCGACCAGCTGGCCGTGACCTGGTACGCCACCGGCATGGAGCGCGTCCGGGAGGCCCGGCGGGCCCTGGCCGAGTGGCAGGAGCGCGCGGAGGTGCGCCGCGTGGACGACCGGCTGTACAGCTGGTCCTCGACGATCAGCACGCTCCAGCGTTGAACGCCGTCACCAGGTCGCCGAGTTCGGCCAGCGAGTCGATGCGGAAGGTGGCCCGCCGGACCGCCGGGTCGTGCCGCTGGATCCAGCCCCACGGGCCGCGGCGGATCAGCGCCGCCCGCATGCCGGCGGCCAGCGCCGGCATGACGTCGTTGTCGAGGCGGTCGCCGACGTAGAGGATCTCCCGCGGCGCCACCGGGGCGGCCGCCGCGAGGCGCCGGAAGAAGGCCCCGTCCGGTTTGGCCGCGCACCAGTCGTCGGAGGTGGCTATCAGGTCGACGTCGCCGGCGAAGAGCTCGCGCAGAACGGCGCCGGCGCGCAGGGTCTGATTCCCGGCGATCCCCAGCCACGCACCGTCGGAACGGAGTCGGGCAAGCGCGGGCCGGACGTCCGGGTAGAGATCCTCCTCACCAAAGGTCTCCGGCCGCCCGGCCGCGGCCCGCTTGTCCCGCTCCCCGTCCAGGTCGAAGCCGGGCCGGAAGACCTGGAAGGTCTCCCGGTAGTCCTTTCCCTGCGCGATCGTCGCGCCGAACTGGGCGACGAAGGTGTGCCGCGGGACGCCGAGCCAGTCCGCCCACGTCCCGTACTCCCTGGTCTCGTCCACCAGGCACTCACCGACGTCGAACACCACAGCCTTGATCATCATTCGGGCAGCCTAACCAGGCCGGGCCGGATGTGTCGGTTCGTCAGACCGCCTCTGCCGCAGGCCATTTGCGGAGGCCTGCGGCAGCAGCGGTGAGCGGCGTCAGGCGGGAAGCTCGGCGAGAATGCCGTCCCAGAGGGCGACCCGGGCGGCCAGGGCGGCGCGGACGGTGTCGGCGCACTGCGTCCAGCGCTCCGCGTCGTCGCCGCAGAGGTCGATCAGCATCTGCATGGCCATCGGCGTGTGCTGCTCGCCGTCCACCTCGATGTGGCGCGCGAGGTAGTCCTTGAAGACCGTCAGCCGGCCGTCGGCGTCCTCGATCCGGACGACCTGCTCGAACATCTCCGGGATCAGGTCCTCGCGGCCGAACGCGAAGGCGGCGGCCTGGCAGTGCACCGGGGCGTGCTCGATGATGCCCCAGGTGACCGCCACGAACTCGGCCGCGGCCACGGGTATCCCGGCCGCCTTCGCCGCCTCCGCGACGGGCGCCCCGCCGCGGAGCCGATCCAGGAAGTCCTGCACCGGGGCGGTGTCGGCGCCGGCCCGTGCCATGCCGTCGAGGTAGAGCTCGAAGTGGCTGATCCAGCCGTCGCCGAGCTCGTCGCTCTCCTCGACCAGCACAATCTCGTTGATCAGCCGGCGGCTCGCGGTGGGGCCGCTCGGCACCCACGGCAGTTCGACGCAGGTCAGCTGCCGCTGCAGGCACTTGAGCAGCGACATGAAGTCCCAGACCGCGAAGACGTGTCTCTCCTGAAACGCCCGGACGCGCGGCAGGGAATTCAGCTCGTGGTAGACCGGGTGGCCGACGACCTCCCGGCGGACGGGTTCGATGGCCTCCCGCAGGGTGGTCAGCCCCGGGTGCGAACGGTCCCAGTGGTAACGGTCGGAACTCATGGGGTCTCCATGGTGTGCGAACGAAGCCGTGCAGGTTTGGTGACGGCAGTACGGAGATCACGTGTTCGATCCCGCGCGCCACAGGCTACGCGGCCCGCCCCGTCGGATTCGAGACCTCGGCACCGACTTTCTTCGCGGATCCCCGACAGGGCGGCAGCCGACGAACTTCCCCGCGCACAAGTCGGCATGACGATATGTCACGTGCGGCACCCCGCCACGGTCCGATGTCGACCCGGGTCAGTCCGCGGCGGGACGGTCGAGTTCGTCCCACAGCACCGGGTAGCGGTCCGTCAGCCGGCGCTCGACCCAGGCGAGGCGGCGGCCGACCAGGCCGTGGCGGTCGGGTTCGCCCTGGCCGTGCAGGCCCAGCAGCATCGTGCGCAGCCGGATGAGCACCATCGGCGCATTGCCGGCCGCCGCGATGACGTCGTCGACCCCGGTGCGCAGGAAGTCCTCCCAGGCGGGCAGCTGCACGACGATGCGGACCGTCCCGTCCCGGTCGGGGATGCCCAGCGGGCCGGCCGACAGCGCGGCCGGGGCGCGGAGCAGGTCCTCCAGGCAGTCCAGGCCCTGGACGGCGGTGGCGGGGTCGTTGACCGCCGGCGACAGCGCCCGCAGCACGATGTCGGCGAGCAGCCGAAAGGCGAGGAGAGGGTCCTGGTCGAACGTCCGGTCCGTCCCGGTGACCAGGGCCGCCAGCACCTGCGCGGCGTCGAGGCGGGCGCCGTGCACCTGGGCCACGGTGGCGCCGTACGGGAGGGTGTCGCCCGGGACGGCCCGCAGCACCACGACCGCGTCCGCCCTGCGGGCCGCCGCCAGCAGCCGTTCCGTGTCGACCTGCTGCAGCACGGCGACGGGGTGCGGCCAGCTGACCGTCGTCGGCGGCGGCCCGGACGCTCCGGGTGGACCGGGCGGGGCCGTGAGGCGGTCCGCCCCGGCGGACCTGCGGGCGTGCAGCGAGTCGAGGAGGCCGCGGCCGCGCTCGGTGACGGAGTGCAGGACGGGGGCCAGCTGGAGGAGGTGAACGCCCGCAGCTGGAGGGTGCGCAGCAGGGCCAGCAGGACGAGCACCAGGACGCCGGTCACGACGGGCACCGCGAGGGTGACCGTGGCCGCGGTACCGGTCGCCAGCACCGCGGTGAGGCAGTAGACCGCCAGGCCGATCGCGAAGGCGAAGGTCCGCCAGACCAGCGGGGCGTTGCTGAACAGGGTCAGGCGCGGCGAGAACGTGGTGTGCGCCCATTGCACCACCACGACCAGCAGCGAGAGGATCACCACCGTCACACCGAGCACGCCGAAGCCCAGCCCGACCAGCATCTCGTTCGCCTGCGGGCCCGGTACCCGTGGACCACCCGCGATCCGCGGCAGGGCGAGACCGAGCCCCAGCCCGAGGAGGGTGCACAGGAGCTGTGCACTGCCCGCCCGCAGACGCCTCCTGCGGCGCAGCGGGGTACGGCCGGTCGGGACGGTCATCGTCGCTCCCTCACTCCGTCCTGCGCCGGGGCCGGGACCGGCGACCGCCACCGTCACCGGTCCCGGCGGGTGCGGCGGCCCCGCACCGGCGTGGTCACGCCTCCCCTACCGTCCACGCTCCGGCCCGCCGCCACACGCACCCCGCTCCGCGTGTCTCCCGGCGGGCGCCCGGACGGGCCCCGACAGGCCCGGGCGGGTGACGGTCGTCAGCCCAGGACCAGCAGGTCCATCCAGCTGGTGGCCGGTGCGGCGGGGTCGGCCGCGGCCGCCGACCGCAGCCGCGCCATGCCGGCCTCGAACCGGGCGTCGCCGAGCGACGCGAGCTTGGAGTCCGCGTCCCGGCGGATCCGGTCGGCGAACTCCGCCAGGGTGGGGGCGTTCTGCTGCGGCAGGGACTCCAGCGACAGCCGGGTGAAGCCCGCGGCGGCGAACGCCGCACAGACCCGCTCGACGCCCGGGTAGTCGTCGATGCCCGCCGCCGTCTCGGGGAAGAAGCGCACCCGCAGATCACGGCTGCACCGGCCCGGGAAGGCGTTGCGGACGAGCACCCTGCCGCCCGGCCGCAGAACGCGCCGCAGTTCGTGTGCGGCCGCGTCAAGGTCGGCGAGGTGGTGCAGGACGGAACCGAGCCAGGCCGCGTCCGCACAGCCGTCCGGCAGCGGGAGCGACTCGGCCCGGCCGGCGACCACCTCGATGCGGTCGTCGGCCGGGACGAGTGCCCGCATCGCGTCGGCGGGCTCGACGGCCAGGACCCTGACGCCGTACCAGTCCCGGAACGCCGTGGCGAAGGCGCCGGTGCCGGCGCCGACGTCGAGCACGGTCATTCCGGGTGCGAGGCGGGCCGAGGCCCCGATGGCGGCGCGCCAGGCCGTCAGGCCGTCGCGGGGGATCTCCCGCGCACGGCGGTACGCCTCGGCGGCCGCGGCGTCGTACCGGATCGCTGCCATGCTCACGCCCCGTCGCGGTGGTCGATCCATCCGGTCCCGCCGCCGGACGGGGTCCCGGGGCCGCGGTGCGGCCGTGCCATGTCGTCGGCCCGCAGGTTCCCGTGGAACGCCGGGTGGCCGTGCAGCCTTCGGACGTAGGCCCGGAGCCGGTCGTGGCCGGCGACGCGGTCCGCCGTCGCGGCGTCCAGCCGGGGCCGGAGCACGAGGTCGAGCTCGACCAGGGCGACCCAGAGGTCGACGTCGGCGGCGGTCAGGTCCTCGCCCAGCGCGTACGGGCTCCCGGCCAGCCGGCGGTCGAGCCGGTCCAGTGCCTGCAGGAGCGTCCGGTGCGCCTCCTCCCGGCGCTGCGCGTCCGGGTCGGTCCCGGCCAGGCGGGCGGCCCCGGTGACGTCCGCGCGGAGCAGGTCGTGGAGGGCGTCGATCTCGGCGGCCAGGCGCGGCGGGCGCAGGTCGGGGAGGTGGCCCCCGGGCCCGCGGCGCGGTCGCGGCGGGGGTGCTCAGGTGCTCCACGAGGTCGCGGAGGATGTCCGGGGTGTGGTTGCTGACGATGCGTCCGCTCCACCGGTCGCAGAGCGCGGGCACGGTGAGCGGGCCGTCGTAGTGGTGCAGGGTCGCCTCGTAGGCGGCGCGGAGCGACCCGTGGCCCTCGGGGGTGTCGGCGGGGAGGACGAGGCAGGCACCGGTCGTCGCACGGTCCGGAGCGGCCGGAAGGCCCGGGGCGGCCGGCTCCCCCGGGGCGGCCGGGGCGAGCAGGTCGAGGGTGATCGCGACCCGCAGGGAGTCGGGACAGCCGGGACAGAGGTACACCAGGTAGCGGTGGGGTGCGGGGTAGTAGCCGCCCGCGCGGTCGACGCCGATGCGGCTGCGGAAGTCCCGGCCCCGCTCCGCGGCCGCCACGCGGGGCCGGGACGGACGGGGGCCGGGCTGCAGGGCGGCGGCGGACCCTGCGCGGGGACGGGACGCGGCGCCGAGCCGGCTACGGGCAGGACGATCTCAGGCATGGCTCTCCCTCGGGATGGCATGTGCGTGGAGCCCGGCCGTCCGGTCGGCGGCGGTGCCGGGGACGCGCAGCGGGCGGGGCGTCCCGGCCCAACCCGCCGGTGGTCGTGCGGCGGCGGAGCCGGGGGCGCGCAGGATCAGGCGGCCGGGCCGCAGGCGCTGCAGACCCGCAGCAGATCGATGTGCAGACGCCTGGTCAGGGAGCAGGACCGGGGCGGGGACGTCCGGCGCGGGCCGTGACAGGCGGACCCTGCCGCCCTGCCCGTCCCGCGCATCTCCCACCGGTCCCGTCGTCGGGGCTCGCGAGAGGCGAGTCCGCGCCTGCCCCGCCGCGTCGGCGGGACCCGGTCGTCACCCGGGGCACCCGTCGCGGCGGAGGGGCTGCCTGTCAGCGGACCGGGGTCGATGACCCGCCCGGGCCGGAGCCCTGCGCGGCGGGCGCTGACTGTCGTGACCGTCCCGAGCAGTGTGCTGGAGCCCTGCGGGACCGTCAAGAACCGCGCGTACCCCGAGAGATCCGGTGACCGTCCGGTACGGGGCCGTGCCTCACGAGGTCGCGGTGTGGAGGCGCTGCTGCGCGCGGTCCGGGCCGCGGGCGACCAGCTCGCCGAGGCCGTCCGCGCAGCGGTCGAGGAGTGCCGGGAGCTGTTCCTGCTCGGCCGCCGTGAACTCCCCGAGGACGAAGTCGCCGGTGCTCCCGCCCTTCGGCGGCCGGCCGATGCCGAGCCGCAGCCGCAGGTAGCGACGCGTCCCGAGAGCAGCGTTCACCGAGTGCGCGCCCTTGTGCCCGGCCGGACCTCCGCCGCGCTTCAGCCGGACGACACCGAACGGGAAGTCCAGGTCGTCCTGCGCGACCACCAGGCGCTCGACCGGGATGCCGTACGCGCGCAGCGCGGCGGCGACGGGCCGGCCCGACAGGTTGATGAACCAGAGCGGCTTGACCAGGACGACCGGCCGGCCCGCGAGCTCGATCTCCGCGACCCGGTAGCGGAGGCCCCGCCGCCGGAACGTCGCTCCGTACCGCGCGGCGAGGCGGTCGACCAGGAGGAACCCGGCGTTGTGCCGCGTCCGGCGGAACCGCGGCCCCGGATTCCCGAGCCCGGCCACCAGCCAGCGCTCATCGGACTGCATTCCTCGGCCCCCGGGGTCGTGCTGGACGCCGGCTCACGGTGCGGCCGGCCGGAGATCATTCTGCTCCCCGGTCAGCGGCCCTGCGCAGCGGGCTCCCCGCCGCACGGGCGCGTCGGGCCCGCGGCCGATCCGGGTCGGGAGGCGCCGCCCGCGCCGCGATGGGCGGTCCGGTGTGCGCGGCGGCACACGATCCGCGCCCCGAAAGCCCCGACCCGACCCGCACACCCCCGCCGACCTGCCACGATCCGGCGCAGCGGGCAGCCTCGGGCAGCGGGGAGGGCAGGCCCGGCCGGCGGGCGGAGCCGGTCGGCCGGGGTGCGACTGGCGCGGACGGGGCTCGGACAGGCAGGGTGGTGTCATGTCCGAACGCCGCAACCGCCGCCGCCTGCACGCACGCGCCCGTGCCCTCGGGGTCCCCGTCGAGCAGGTCCCCCGCAGGGGCACCCGGGACGAGCGGCCCGGCCGATCGCTCTCCGCCCCCTCCTGGGACGGGCCGCGGTGGCGCGACACCGAGACCCCGGACCGGGACCTGCCGGACCTCCGGGACGACCTCGGCCACCCGGGCGATGTCGACCACCCGGGCCACTTGGAGGACGTTCGCGGGCGGTACGACCGCCGGGACCGGGAGGGCTTCGGCCCCCGGCCGTCCCGGCGGGCCGGCTGCTGCGAGGTGGTCCTCACCCGCGAGGTGATGGATGGCGGGACGATCATCATGCTCAGCACCCACAGCGCCGAGTGCCCGCTCTGGTCCTCCCCCTGTAGGACTCCCCCTTCGTCGACCGGCGCCGCCGGGCTTCGTCGCCCCCGGCCGCTGCGCCCCGTCCTGCGGGTGCGGGTCGCCGGGGGCGCACGGTGGGAGCGGGGCGTCGCTCAGGCCGACCGCTGGCGGGCCCAGCGGCGGGCGGTCACGGCGGCCGCCGCGTGGCAGGCGAGGCCGACGCCCGCGGCGACGAGCGGGATCCGGGTGCCCAGCCAGAGGTGGAGCAGCAGGCCCGCCGGGACCAGGACGGCGGCCGCCGTCCGGAGCGGGCGATCGGCCCGCGGTGCGGGGCTCACGCGGCGCCCTGCGGCTTCACGCCGCGCACGTGGTGGATCCAGGGGCTCAGGTCACCGGTGGTGACCTCGTCGAACCCGGTCTGCCGGACGAGCGGCGCGATCAGCCGGACGGGGTTGTGCTCCATCGCTGGGCCGGTCAGGGCGCCGACCAGGTGGCGGGCCACCGGATGGGCGGGCGGCCGGAAGTCGGCGATCAGCAGGCGCCCGCCGGGGCGCAGCACCCGCAGCATCTCGGCGACGGCCCGTCCGCGGACGTCCGGCGGGAGGTGATGGATCATCAGGCTGCTGACCACCACGTCGTAGGTGTCGTCCGGGGCGTCGAGCCGTTCGGCGACGCCGTCCGCGTAGGTGCAGTGCGGGTGGCGGCCGGACAGCCGGCGGGCGTGGGCGAGGACGTCGGGTGACGGGTCGATGCCGCGGACCGTGCCGGCGGGGGTGACGGCGGCGGCCATGAAGCGGGTCAGGTAGCCGGTGCCGCAGCCGACGTCGAGGGCGTGGTCGCCGGGCCGGGCGCCGCTGAGTTCGGCGAGGCGGGCGAAGACGCGGCGGCGGCGCCCGGCGAAGAAGGCGGTGCCGAACGCCTCGTAGGC
The Kitasatospora paranensis genome window above contains:
- a CDS encoding SRPBCC domain-containing protein, with translation MVDILHRIGVTSSSPEAVYAALTTVDGLAGWWTEETDGDPGVGGVVRFRFDAGGFDMKVMESEPAERVRWEVVDGPEEWIGTRVGFDIKREDDFTIVLFRHEGWREPVEFMYHCSTKWATFLLSLKRMLETGTGEPAPRDVRISNWH
- a CDS encoding MBL fold metallo-hydrolase; this translates as MTIHHLDCATMGPPGGRALLGSGGPLTGRMVGHCLLLETDGGLVLVDTGFGTGDVADPGRLGRTFRTVTRPRLTLPGTALHQIRALGHDPRDVRHIVLTHLDLDHAGGLGDFPQAEVHVFAEELAAARAPATRAERDRYRTAQWAHGPRWVEHRTAGDPWFGFEAARSVADAVPDVLLIPLRGHTRGHAAVAVRHGGSWLLHCGDAYFSHVEMDPAAPHCPPGLRLFQRLMATDDRARTHNQERLRDLLRERPAEVVPFCSHDPYEFDRLSGAAVPPAANAAGAPPHPAG
- a CDS encoding transcriptional regulator, whose amino-acid sequence is MTRSIGNVALKAARQATGISSQKALLLALRQAARELGMGAVGISPRQVARWESDTPGWPRADYQRLLVHVLRLPVEQLGFRAPWDGHGSPSAAGPPLAPVATAPVRVALPAPRSAGSQPDTIGADYAVVTEAHRRMYWSVPPATLHQAVAEHAALGTALLGETTGVARRILAAALAESLLLAARIQFFDLRRPDQADATYLRALQAAGEADDSLLGAAILAHLAFVPGWAGRREDAVERMQAARTYARRGPASTDLLAWLDAVEAECLTRCGDHRAALSVLRRAEDVLADGTDRPPSPAWFTWFSPCGWPPSRGTPS
- a CDS encoding HAD family hydrolase, giving the protein MIKAVVFDVGECLVDETREYGTWADWLGVPRHTFVAQFGATIAQGKDYRETFQVFRPGFDLDGERDKRAAAGRPETFGEEDLYPDVRPALARLRSDGAWLGIAGNQTLRAGAVLRELFAGDVDLIATSDDWCAAKPDGAFFRRLAAAAPVAPREILYVGDRLDNDVMPALAAGMRAALIRRGPWGWIQRHDPAVRRATFRIDSLAELGDLVTAFNAGAC
- a CDS encoding DUF3050 domain-containing protein, whose translation is MSSDRYHWDRSHPGLTTLREAIEPVRREVVGHPVYHELNSLPRVRAFQERHVFAVWDFMSLLKCLQRQLTCVELPWVPSGPTASRRLINEIVLVEESDELGDGWISHFELYLDGMARAGADTAPVQDFLDRLRGGAPVAEAAKAAGIPVAAAEFVAVTWGIIEHAPVHCQAAAFAFGREDLIPEMFEQVVRIEDADGRLTVFKDYLARHIEVDGEQHTPMAMQMLIDLCGDDAERWTQCADTVRAALAARVALWDGILAELPA
- a CDS encoding DUF2254 family protein translates to MPHRGAGDRYRGHGHPRGARRDRRPGARPAGPAAHPPAAGVHLLQLAPVLHSVTERGRGLLDSLHARRSAGADRLTAPPGPPGASGPPPTTVSWPHPVAVLQQVDTERLLAAARRADAVVVLRAVPGDTLPYGATVAQVHGARLDAAQVLAALVTGTDRTFDQDPLLAFRLLADIVLRALSPAVNDPATAVQGLDCLEDLLRAPAALSAGPLGIPDRDGTVRIVVQLPAWEDFLRTGVDDVIAAAGNAPMVLIRLRTMLLGLHGQGEPDRHGLVGRRLAWVERRLTDRYPVLWDELDRPAAD
- a CDS encoding class I SAM-dependent methyltransferase; translated protein: MAAIRYDAAAAEAYRRAREIPRDGLTAWRAAIGASARLAPGMTVLDVGAGTGAFATAFRDWYGVRVLAVEPADAMRALVPADDRIEVVAGRAESLPLPDGCADAAWLGSVLHHLADLDAAAHELRRVLRPGGRVLVRNAFPGRCSRDLRVRFFPETAAGIDDYPGVERVCAAFAAAGFTRLSLESLPQQNAPTLAEFADRIRRDADSKLASLGDARFEAGMARLRSAAAADPAAPATSWMDLLVLG
- a CDS encoding glutathione S-transferase C-terminal domain-containing protein, coding for MRPPRLAAEIDALHDLLRADVTGAARLAGTDPDAQRREEAHRTLLQALDRLDRRLAGSPYALGEDLTAADVDLWVALVELDLVLRPRLDAATADRVAGHDRLRAYVRRLHGHPAFHGNLRADDMARPHRGPGTPSGGGTGWIDHRDGA
- the pth gene encoding aminoacyl-tRNA hydrolase, giving the protein MQSDERWLVAGLGNPGPRFRRTRHNAGFLLVDRLAARYGATFRRRGLRYRVAEIELAGRPVVLVKPLWFINLSGRPVAAALRAYGIPVERLVVAQDDLDFPFGVVRLKRGGGPAGHKGAHSVNAALGTRRYLRLRLGIGRPPKGGSTGDFVLGEFTAAEQEQLPALLDRCADGLGELVARGPDRAQQRLHTATS
- a CDS encoding class I SAM-dependent methyltransferase — encoded protein: MELARFLHGRPDDRTAGITLTHGRAYEAFGTAFFAGRRRRVFARLAELSGARPGDHALDVGCGTGYLTRFMAAAVTPAGTVRGIDPSPDVLAHARRLSGRHPHCTYADGVAERLDAPDDTYDVVVSSLMIHHLPPDVRGRAVAEMLRVLRPGGRLLIADFRPPAHPVARHLVGALTGPAMEHNPVRLIAPLVRQTGFDEVTTGDLSPWIHHVRGVKPQGAA